A genomic region of Pseudomonas abietaniphila contains the following coding sequences:
- a CDS encoding TetR/AcrR family transcriptional regulator: MRKTKLETAATRVKIVEAARAEFRRHGINGSGLTGLMAAAGLTQGGFYKHFESKAQLVAETTEAAVDDQVEQLRHMAEHAGAQRAFKASVDGYLCAEHRDGEAGCPYAALGSELARGDEQVRAVAVDGFERMIELLSGQLSATAASSTRDQALLAMCAMMGALTVSRMAKGEPLSEEVLAVVNRQLVDRLTG, encoded by the coding sequence ATGCGTAAAACCAAACTGGAAACCGCGGCAACGCGGGTAAAAATCGTCGAGGCCGCACGAGCGGAATTCCGTCGGCATGGCATCAATGGCAGCGGGCTGACCGGATTGATGGCCGCAGCAGGTCTGACACAGGGAGGTTTTTACAAACACTTTGAGTCCAAAGCGCAGCTGGTCGCCGAAACCACAGAGGCGGCAGTGGATGACCAGGTCGAGCAACTGCGGCACATGGCTGAGCATGCGGGCGCGCAGCGTGCATTCAAGGCTTCGGTAGACGGCTACTTGTGTGCTGAACACCGCGACGGCGAAGCCGGTTGCCCGTATGCCGCGCTGGGCAGCGAGCTGGCCCGAGGCGACGAACAGGTGAGGGCGGTTGCAGTGGACGGCTTCGAACGAATGATCGAGCTGTTGTCAGGGCAACTGAGTGCGACGGCGGCATCGTCCACCCGGGATCAGGCACTGCTGGCCATGTGCGCGATGATGGGCGCGCTGACGGTGTCGAGGATGGCCAAAGGCGAGCCGCTGTCTGAGGAAGTGCTCGCCG
- a CDS encoding NmrA family NAD(P)-binding protein, whose translation MSQATILVAGATGFTGRKTVELLLEKNVPVRALVRTDDQRAQSLRELGAEVVVGDLQDLNALRAALEGIETAYFVYSIAPGLIEASSRFALAAKEAGVKSVVNMSQISARRVAKSNAALNHYTAERVFDWSGLAMTHLRPTYFAQWLIYPHWRKHIVERGEIRLPFGDGRHAPIAAEDQARLIAAILMNPQPHAGKTYNLNGPVELSQQGVADAVGEVLGRTITYVPISLEQYDAEMTEAGLPPFLRQHLIEVAQDYQHGVFEGEDSIIREVTGQSPMTVQAFVTQHKALFQ comes from the coding sequence ATGTCTCAAGCCACCATTCTTGTCGCCGGCGCAACCGGTTTCACGGGCCGTAAAACCGTCGAACTGCTGCTCGAAAAAAACGTCCCGGTCCGCGCACTGGTTCGCACCGACGATCAACGCGCGCAATCATTGCGCGAACTGGGCGCCGAAGTCGTCGTCGGTGATCTTCAGGACCTCAACGCCCTGCGTGCGGCACTGGAAGGCATCGAAACCGCTTACTTCGTGTATTCGATCGCGCCCGGCCTGATCGAAGCATCGTCCCGTTTTGCCCTCGCTGCGAAAGAAGCGGGTGTGAAGTCCGTTGTGAATATGTCCCAGATCTCGGCGCGTCGGGTTGCTAAAAGCAATGCCGCTTTGAACCACTACACGGCCGAGCGCGTTTTTGACTGGTCTGGTCTGGCAATGACCCATCTGCGCCCGACCTACTTCGCTCAATGGCTGATCTATCCGCACTGGCGCAAGCATATCGTTGAGCGTGGCGAGATCCGCCTGCCGTTCGGCGACGGTCGTCACGCGCCGATCGCTGCCGAAGACCAGGCGCGCTTGATCGCCGCCATTCTGATGAACCCGCAGCCGCACGCAGGCAAAACCTACAACCTGAATGGGCCTGTTGAACTGAGTCAGCAAGGTGTCGCCGATGCAGTGGGCGAAGTGTTGGGACGCACGATCACCTATGTGCCGATTTCCCTTGAGCAATACGACGCGGAGATGACCGAAGCCGGTTTGCCGCCCTTCCTCAGACAGCACCTGATCGAAGTGGCGCAGGATTACCAACACGGCGTCTTCGAAGGCGAAGACAGCATCATCCGTGAAGTCACCGGTCAGTCGCCGATGACGGTTCAGGCATTCGTCACCCAGCACAAGGCGCTGTTCCAGTAA